A segment of the Trifolium pratense cultivar HEN17-A07 linkage group LG7, ARS_RC_1.1, whole genome shotgun sequence genome:
agaacaaaaaaaattgattaatgaGAATTATTGCTAAGTTGCAAGACTATATCTATTAAAGAAATGGAAGATCCAAAAGTAGAAGCTTTTGTCTACAATAGATTTTTGTTCAAGAGTTAAGTGACACTTCCACAAAGTGCAACCATTGAATGCAAGGATCATGGTCCTGAATAAATTATTTGTGTGTCTTATGGAAGTAATTACACCCCCAATTCTCACCTCATTTCCTTAATATTAAGTCACTAAAAAGCTGGAACAAAACTACCAATTTTTGTCCTCAAGTttgtttaaaagaaaaaatgagaaCAACTTAAACTTTGATCACTAGATTCCAAAAAGAGGCTAGCTAATTAAAGTTCATAATCTTggtgttttaaaaatcgaacCGAATATTAAACCGGCTAGACCTCTTAAATCATGGTTCAACCAATTTAAATCACAttcaatttaatataaaaattatgattgAACCGTCAAAATAACAGAATTATAGTAAATACTGGTTCAACATTTAATTGatttagaaagaaagaaaaaaactaaaaaaatttagaacaaCAGTGTGATCACGAAGACAAGAAGAGACTATATAGAGTAAAAGCATAAGTGATTGATAGTGTGCTATTTATAGCATTTGGAACTTGGAAGTGAACtataagcataaacataaccAACAGTCCAAAATTGAGCACAACAGAAGTTACAGAAATAAGATCAGCTTGAAGCTCGTGTGGGAGTGAACCCATCCAAGTTTTGGAGCCAATACTCCTAGATAACCCTACTAATATATGAGCTATAACATTAGAGTTCCTTCTAATATGATAAACAGACAcaaaatcaaattgtttcacCAACATTTTACAATCTAGAATTATAGAATCAATGGCAGCTATACAACATTTGATGTTGAGACAGTTAACAACAACAGCTGCGTCGGAAGCTAGAGAGATTCGCTTCATATTGTGATCAAGAGCAAATTGTAAACACCACCGAACTCCCAACGCTTCAATGTTGTCAAAAAGGCATGCCGAGGCTCGGACAGTAGCAGATCTGTCGAGACATATCAGACCCCGAACTCCCAACGCTTCAGCCACTAATCGATTTGTCTAGTTTATTTGCATCAATAAACTCATATATAACTTCGTTGGGAATAAATTGACAAtataaatgtaccaaaaaaatgacaatataaTGACCatgtaaatttaatttagttGATATAAATATTGTCTGTAATTTGTATTGATCGAGGTTTGAATTCTGATACGcatatttattcactttaaaaaggTGGAATTATAGTCATTGGACTaactaacaaaaaaattgacaatacAATTAGAAGAAAAATTGTGAATGAAAATTCTCtttgtttgtaccaaaaaaaatatttctttgataTTAGGGTTGCttataaatatggtgtctttccTTTCGGTTGCAATACAAAACAATGCTTAATTAAGTTATAACACCAACATAACATAACATGTATGCCTAAGTTGAGCTAATATCTAGTGtccatttaacttttttttaaaacaaacacaaatttattaataacttttttatgcCCAAAGTTCTTCAAGGACCTCGTCTATCCAAATAAAATTGCTTTTCCTAGCTTCCAATATTGCTCCCAGCCTCCCAAACTCAATTTGAattcaaaaactttttttatcctatgatataaaataatttttttatttttcatttgggaATGCTGGTTCATAACGGGCTCAACTTTGAAACGTGAATttcgaaatatttttatatatgacAGTTATTAAGAAATTATACTTTCATTATTGAACTTCCAGTTGAAATAAATCAGCCAATGCAGCACTTGACATGAAATCTTAAGCATTTGTATCCTAGAATCCTAAAtgacagtattttttttttcttttttcgaaATGCAGGTTCTTAATACGCTCAACTTTAAAATGCaagttttgaaatatttttttatatatgacaGCTATCAGAAAAATGTACTTTCATTATTGAACTTTCGGTTGATATGAAATCAGTCATTGTTGAACTTTCGGTTGATATTGGTCATTTAAATGCAAAACCAAACAATCATCAAGTAAATCAATGTCCActcctttcaaaaaaaaaaaaaaagtaaatcaaTGTTCACCGCAAAAAGCTACTAGAAGTTGTGAAATGGGTGGCAGACACACAAATCACAAATATGAAATGGTTAACATTCTGGCAAAAAAGGCTAGTCCAATTTCAGACAAGCAACAATTTGAACCTCTAATGGAACAAGAATTCACATTCAATTAATAGAGGAAATCGCATTTGTCGTCAAACTATATCATGGACAAAATTGACTCTTACGATAATACACGTAAAGAAAGCTAAAAGTGTAAACAATTAAGttctatatttatgtttatggcTTTGCATATATGCATTGTACATGTGGAAGATAACTGTGTAATAGGACCAATGAGTTTAGGATATAAAGCTTGCAATTGAGGGCTTCAATCTGATCCTCATGACAAGAACTCGTAAAAGTTAAAAAGCAAACAGACACATAGAAATAACAAGTCAAAGAACTATTTCCTCTTGTATCATCCCAAAATTCACCTATATCCTCAAAGTGAGGAAGATGTTTAGAAAGTATAGAATATGATCAGTAAAGTTATTCAATAGAAGCAACATAGGACGAAACAAACACAACTAGCAGCAATCTTCCATGACAAGgaagaacaaaaacaagaatacCAAGCGGTCTATGGATGGAAAAAATCAAATCACCATTGGAAACTATaactttataaattatttttgtaaggtTTTCCAATATATACGGGGCCACATATATATGGCGCCTTGTATTTCTATGTTGGTTTTCcatgttcgtcttgtgcagggAGCATTTATTGTATATAAAatgttgtttcaaaaaaaaaatccagccattctatatatatatataaacaataaagTAACAACAAGTGCCATTTCAATAATACTTACTACTTAGTTTTGAAAACTAAAACAAGCACAAGGAGTGTTGTGATTTCGAGAAACCCACAGATAACAAACATGCATTAAGAGTACATTTTTTATTACATACATGTGAAGTGCACTGAAGTTGTTTGTAGATCAACAGACACGAGGCATTGTATCTTAAAAGTCTTATAAACAGGACATATAGACGGATGAAGGAAAGAAATGTGTTATTATACTACTGTGGGTGAAGTGACTGTCCTGAGATATTTTTGATCTCAGCCTGCAGCAATTGCTTCTCCTGTGAAGACTTACGAGCTTCAATTAGGGAAGCACGCAACTCCTCTTTCCTGGCGGCGCTGATATCCTGTCGGTTTAGAGATTGATATTAAAGAATTCAAATATGCACAAAGAAACTAAATTTATGAAACTTGAATCAAGAGCATAGTTGAAGGCTACATAAACTTTCATAAAATCTTACCATTTCACCGTTAAGTATCATCTGGTGCATAAGGAACGTTTCAGCAGCTATGCCCACTGGTATTTCATCCTTTGGACGGTGCACTTCCTCCAAAAATTCTGaaagttaaaaaagaaaaaggacaGGCACAACATCAAAATGCATACATCAAACAACCACAAAATAAATAGAAGACAAAACAGCA
Coding sequences within it:
- the LOC123894844 gene encoding uncharacterized protein LOC123894844, with the translated sequence MERSEKPNPTKPNPKALRAYERLMHHRKVLTKPDTDEEEPFDHDLMEFLEEVHRPKDEIPVGIAAETFLMHQMILNGEMDISAARKEELRASLIEARKSSQEKQLLQAEIKNISGQSLHPQ